A single genomic interval of Aedes aegypti strain LVP_AGWG chromosome 1, AaegL5.0 Primary Assembly, whole genome shotgun sequence harbors:
- the LOC5567042 gene encoding uncharacterized protein LOC5567042 — protein MTFLGGLCLKVCVMVCLWHSFTWATPVPQEQMLSIVAKRQAKGGSDRPKIRNEVAEFLESGKMINDYVWVDVTTKKFVPVPGNDLEFGNCSESDELIYFDNTVIENSGPSTLNGTLEIYIDAPVNITCVRAIDQIKDGFGAVPTYNSMGSNWAKIDVSGQYGRGFHFHIYVYGTRQKKSSYEKEKERKDSQSNLV, from the exons ATGACGTTTCTTGGCGGATTGTGTCTTAAAGTGTGCGTCATGGTTTGTCTATGGCATAGTTTCACATGGGCGACACCTGTGCCGCAAGAACAGATGTTGTCGATTGTCGCCAAAAGACAAGCTAAGGGTGGAAGCGATCGCCCCAAGATCCGGAACGAAGTGGCCGAATTTCTCGAAAGTGGAAAAATGATTAACGACTACGTTTGGGTGGACGTCACGACGAAGAAGTTTGTGCCCGTTCCAGGGAATGATCTGGAATTCGGAAACTGCTCCGAGTCGGATGAGTTGATATATTTCGACAATACGGTGATAGAGAACTCAGGACCAAGTACTTTGAATGGAACGTTGGAG ATCTACATAGATGCACCAGTCAATATAACATGTGTGAGAGCAATCGATCAAATCAAAGATGGTTTCGGTGCCGTTCCGACGTACAATTCGATGGGTTCAAATTGGGCTAAGATTGATGTTTCTGGTCAGTACGGAAGGGGCTTCCATTTCCACATATATGTTTATGGCACACGACAAAAGAAGAGCAGTTACGAGAAAGAGAAAGAACGCAAGGACAGTCAATCTAATCTGGTGTAG